In a genomic window of Flavobacterium crassostreae:
- a CDS encoding hemolysin family protein, with protein sequence MEILIIFFLILLNGLFSMSEIALISARKNRLESAAKKGNKSAQVALELANAPNKFLSAVQIGITLIGILTGIYSGDKITTDVQSFVGSIAVLKPYAPTIAVGVVVVVLTFFSLVLGELLPKRIGLNHPEAIAKKVAMPMKIVSIITAPFIWLLTHSTEFLLNVLQIRPTADGKVTEEEIKAIIKEGTEGGEVQEIEQDIVERVFHIGDRKINSLMTHRKSVIFLPLASSKSQIKAYMLEELHSIYPVYNQNYDDIVGVANLKSIFANIDHEDFDLSSILTDAPYMIEHTTAYKALEQFKKSGIHYAFVSDEYGVFQGIITLNDILEALVGDASEFYRDDFQLVEREDGSWLVDGHYSLHDFLTYFELDDLIQDYDVTTVSGLIMTELSHIPKQGEQLIWNKFKLEVIDMDGIKIDKVMVKALQE encoded by the coding sequence ATGGAAATACTCATCATATTTTTTCTGATTTTACTCAATGGACTTTTTTCTATGTCCGAAATTGCACTAATTTCGGCCCGAAAAAACAGGCTAGAATCGGCTGCCAAAAAAGGAAACAAAAGCGCCCAAGTAGCCCTAGAGCTAGCCAATGCGCCCAATAAATTTTTGTCAGCAGTACAAATAGGCATCACCCTAATTGGTATCCTGACCGGTATTTACAGTGGAGACAAAATCACCACAGACGTACAGTCTTTTGTTGGCTCCATTGCGGTATTAAAACCCTATGCACCAACAATAGCAGTGGGAGTAGTAGTAGTGGTTTTAACCTTTTTTTCGTTGGTATTAGGGGAGTTACTTCCTAAAAGGATCGGTTTAAACCATCCCGAAGCCATAGCCAAAAAAGTAGCCATGCCCATGAAAATAGTGTCCATCATTACGGCACCTTTCATTTGGTTGCTCACCCATTCTACCGAGTTTTTATTAAACGTGTTGCAAATACGGCCTACCGCAGACGGAAAAGTAACCGAAGAAGAAATCAAAGCCATTATTAAAGAAGGCACCGAAGGCGGCGAAGTGCAAGAGATAGAACAAGATATTGTGGAGCGGGTTTTTCATATTGGAGACCGAAAAATCAACTCCTTAATGACCCATCGCAAATCCGTAATATTTTTGCCCTTAGCCTCAAGTAAAAGCCAAATCAAAGCATATATGCTAGAAGAATTGCACTCCATATATCCGGTTTATAATCAGAATTATGACGATATAGTAGGAGTTGCTAATTTGAAAAGTATCTTTGCCAATATAGATCACGAAGATTTTGATCTCTCCTCCATACTAACCGATGCGCCATACATGATCGAACACACCACTGCATACAAAGCATTGGAGCAGTTTAAAAAAAGTGGCATTCACTATGCATTTGTTTCGGATGAGTATGGTGTTTTTCAGGGAATTATAACCTTAAATGACATTTTAGAAGCCCTTGTGGGGGATGCCTCAGAGTTTTATAGAGATGATTTTCAGTTAGTCGAACGAGAAGATGGATCTTGGTTAGTAGATGGACATTATTCGCTGCATGATTTTCTGACCTATTTTGAGTTAGATGACTTAATACAAGATTATGACGTAACCACTGTTAGTGGTTTGATAATGACCGAATTGTCTCATATTCCAAAACAAGGAGAGCAGCTAATTTGGAATAAATTTAAGTTAGAAGTGATCGACATGGATGGAATTAAAATTGATAAAGTAATGGTAAAAGCATTACAAGAATAA
- the obgE gene encoding GTPase ObgE: MTEGNFVDYVKIFVSSGKGGKGSTHLHREKFIEKGGPDGGDGGRGGHVYLVGNKGLWTLFHLKFARHVKAGNGGDGSGDRSTGADGEDKFIEVPLGTVVKDKETGEILFEITEDGERQVLSRGGKGGLGNWHFRSSTNQTPRYSQPGLPGTESDVILELKVLADVGLVGFPNAGKSTLLSVLTSAKPKIADYPFTTLKPNLGIVSYRDFQSFVIADIPGIIEGAAEGKGLGHYFLRHIERNSTLLFLVPVDTPDIKAEYEILVNELTKYNPEMLDKERLLVISKCDMLDDELRAELKTELDVAFKDVPYMFISSVAQQGLTELKDKLWKMLND, translated from the coding sequence ATGACTGAGGGAAATTTTGTAGATTACGTAAAAATATTTGTTTCTTCCGGTAAGGGAGGAAAAGGATCTACGCACTTGCACAGAGAAAAATTTATTGAAAAAGGCGGGCCAGATGGAGGAGATGGAGGTCGAGGCGGGCACGTATATTTAGTTGGTAACAAAGGACTCTGGACTTTGTTTCATCTTAAATTTGCCAGACACGTCAAGGCAGGAAACGGAGGCGATGGTAGTGGCGACCGAAGCACTGGTGCCGATGGCGAAGATAAGTTTATTGAAGTGCCTTTAGGAACAGTTGTAAAAGACAAAGAAACCGGAGAAATCTTGTTCGAAATTACCGAAGATGGAGAACGTCAAGTACTCTCAAGAGGAGGTAAGGGAGGTTTAGGAAACTGGCACTTTAGGAGTTCTACCAACCAAACCCCACGATATTCTCAGCCAGGATTGCCAGGTACGGAGAGCGATGTAATACTAGAACTTAAGGTATTGGCAGATGTTGGATTGGTAGGGTTTCCAAATGCAGGAAAATCTACCTTATTGTCTGTATTGACTTCGGCTAAACCTAAAATTGCAGATTATCCCTTTACTACCCTAAAGCCCAACTTAGGGATTGTGTCTTACAGAGATTTTCAATCGTTTGTAATTGCGGATATTCCGGGAATTATAGAAGGTGCTGCCGAGGGTAAAGGTTTGGGACATTATTTTTTACGCCATATTGAGCGCAACTCTACCTTGTTGTTTTTAGTGCCTGTGGATACTCCAGATATTAAAGCAGAATACGAGATTCTGGTAAACGAGTTAACTAAATACAACCCGGAGATGTTGGATAAAGAACGTTTGTTAGTTATCTCAAAATGCGATATGCTTGATGATGAATTGCGTGCAGAATTAAAAACGGAACTCGATGTTGCTTTTAAAGACGTGCCGTATATGTTTATTTCTTCGGTGGCGCAGCAAGGTTTAACGGAGTTAAAAGACAAACTTTGGAAAATGCTGAATGATTAA
- a CDS encoding leucine-rich repeat domain-containing protein, translating into MKFRKLLFLLLGTTLYSYAQPADAVLYQLLLNANNTNTIALDNTGNAITIDNGDGIITAAEAQQVYALNLKHTYGNRIVRLDDLQIFTNLNVLDLYDNNISSIAPIHQLPIKELDLGFNRALELQVLDLTALTNLQKISAVAIGLNGITVNNLTNLTFIDVSYNFITNIDITSNPNLEQLFLNYNTVNAISYNSPNSLKILHAEKNNLSTSFFVNMTNLEDLVLSENQYSTLDVTSLNNLKKLTCDYNQITSLNLGALNQITNLSCANNQLTNLSLTNLVTLEDLRCSNNLLTTLDVLESPLLNTLICSYNSLTTLDLSNASLLSSLACNNNNLSSLYLKNNGPSLNGEGFSFNNNPNINYICEDASEINFINDFLIQYGYTGVTVTSNCTLGTTAVTTKPANYTLSPNPTDGILNLAYSDNTENIISISVFNTLGQEVLYTQSNFKKIDLSSLISGNYIVKITTKVGVLTSKIIKH; encoded by the coding sequence ATGAAATTTAGAAAATTACTTTTTTTATTGCTGGGAACTACCCTTTATAGCTATGCACAACCCGCTGATGCAGTATTGTACCAACTATTATTAAATGCAAACAACACAAATACTATTGCCTTAGATAATACTGGTAACGCAATAACCATTGATAATGGTGACGGAATAATCACCGCCGCAGAAGCACAACAGGTTTATGCCTTAAACCTAAAACATACCTACGGAAATCGTATTGTAAGGCTTGATGATTTGCAGATATTTACTAACCTAAATGTGCTTGACCTCTATGATAATAATATTTCAAGCATTGCACCAATTCATCAATTACCTATCAAAGAATTAGACCTCGGCTTCAATAGAGCTTTAGAATTACAGGTTTTAGACTTAACTGCATTAACTAATTTACAAAAAATTTCAGCTGTTGCTATTGGACTAAATGGCATCACAGTAAACAATTTGACTAACTTAACGTTTATTGATGTAAGTTACAATTTCATTACTAATATTGATATAACCTCCAACCCTAACTTAGAACAATTGTTTTTAAACTACAACACCGTTAACGCAATTAGTTACAATAGTCCTAATTCTTTAAAAATACTTCACGCAGAAAAAAACAACCTATCTACTTCTTTTTTTGTTAACATGACAAACTTAGAAGATTTAGTCCTGTCTGAAAACCAATATTCCACTCTTGATGTAACCTCTTTAAATAATTTAAAAAAACTAACTTGTGACTATAATCAAATCACAAGTTTAAACTTAGGTGCATTAAATCAAATTACAAACCTGAGTTGTGCTAATAATCAATTAACCAATTTATCGCTTACTAATTTAGTAACACTAGAAGACTTAAGATGTAGCAACAACCTATTAACTACATTAGATGTTTTAGAATCTCCCCTTTTAAACACTTTGATTTGTAGCTATAACTCATTAACAACTTTGGATCTATCCAACGCAAGTTTACTTAGTTCTTTAGCTTGCAACAACAATAACTTAAGTTCTTTGTATTTAAAAAATAATGGGCCTTCTTTAAATGGGGAAGGTTTTTCTTTTAATAATAATCCCAATATAAATTACATCTGCGAAGATGCTTCAGAAATTAATTTTATCAATGATTTTCTAATACAATATGGTTATACCGGCGTTACAGTAACATCCAATTGTACCTTAGGCACAACTGCTGTAACTACCAAACCAGCTAATTATACCTTAAGTCCAAATCCAACTGATGGAATTTTAAACCTAGCGTATTCTGACAATACGGAAAACATTATTTCCATTAGCGTTTTTAATACTCTTGGACAAGAGGTGCTTTACACCCAATCTAATTTCAAAAAAATAGATTTATCTTCCTTAATTTCAGGAAATTATATTGTTAAAATAACAACTAAAGTTGGCGTCTTAACCAGTAAAATAATTAAGCATTAA
- the lysM gene encoding peptidoglycan-binding protein LysM: MGLLSFIKGAGTKLFGKKEEEAPVAEKETLKASALLAHVQALKLPFKSIKVLLQGEKVILQGEVENQVDAEKIALAVGNIDGVSEVDNQMNVAIQEPEARYHTVVSGDWLSKIAKTYYGDANKFDVIFEANKPMLTDPDKIYPGQVLRIPNL, encoded by the coding sequence ATGGGTTTATTATCATTTATCAAAGGAGCAGGAACCAAACTATTTGGCAAAAAGGAAGAAGAAGCTCCAGTAGCCGAAAAAGAAACCTTAAAAGCAAGCGCACTCTTGGCACACGTACAAGCACTAAAGCTACCCTTTAAGAGTATAAAAGTACTCCTACAAGGCGAAAAAGTAATTCTACAAGGCGAAGTAGAAAACCAAGTAGACGCCGAAAAAATTGCACTAGCCGTAGGAAACATTGACGGCGTATCTGAGGTAGACAACCAAATGAATGTAGCCATCCAAGAACCAGAAGCCAGATACCACACCGTAGTTAGCGGCGATTGGTTATCTAAAATTGCCAAAACCTACTACGGAGACGCCAATAAATTTGATGTAATTTTTGAGGCCAACAAACCCATGCTTACAGATCCAGATAAAATCTATCCAGGACAAGTTTTAAGAATTCCAAATTTGTAA
- a CDS encoding glycosyltransferase family protein, producing MKIFYAIQATGNGHISRATQLYPYLLKHGSVDFFLSGNNASLSPGIPIKFKSNGCSLHYSKCGGLDYWNILKNIQPRQVYKDADSLPLKDYDVIINDFDAITSLACKMQKIPSVQFGHQASFISPNTPRPENKSFMGEMILKHYANAPKNIGLHFEKYADFIRPPIIKDQILEANPKNLKHITVYLPSFDKDCLQKAFHTLHEVHFDWFLSGVTHQHRIGNITYYPVNQKDFNQSLINCEGIITGGGFETPAEALYLGKKVLSIPIRNHYEQECNAAALQKMGVPVVYDVDKNFSDTIADWLNATLLYPKIEANNIPETLEYLFDTYNNPI from the coding sequence ATGAAAATATTTTATGCCATTCAAGCCACAGGAAACGGACACATCAGCAGAGCAACCCAACTCTATCCCTATTTATTAAAACACGGTAGCGTCGATTTTTTTTTGAGCGGCAACAACGCCAGTCTAAGCCCCGGCATACCCATTAAATTTAAAAGTAACGGTTGCAGTTTGCATTACAGCAAATGCGGCGGATTAGACTATTGGAACATTCTAAAAAACATCCAACCCAGACAAGTTTACAAAGACGCAGACAGCCTACCACTCAAAGACTATGACGTAATCATTAACGATTTTGACGCCATAACCTCCTTAGCCTGCAAAATGCAAAAAATCCCATCGGTACAATTTGGACATCAAGCCAGTTTTATCTCTCCAAACACCCCTAGGCCCGAAAACAAAAGTTTTATGGGCGAAATGATTTTAAAACACTATGCCAACGCCCCAAAAAACATCGGCCTACACTTTGAAAAATATGCCGACTTCATCCGTCCACCAATCATCAAAGACCAAATACTAGAGGCCAACCCCAAAAACCTAAAACACATCACCGTATACCTTCCATCCTTTGATAAAGACTGCCTCCAAAAAGCCTTCCATACCCTACATGAAGTGCACTTTGATTGGTTTCTGTCTGGCGTAACCCACCAACACCGCATCGGCAATATCACCTACTATCCCGTAAACCAAAAAGACTTTAACCAAAGCCTCATTAATTGCGAAGGCATCATCACCGGAGGCGGCTTTGAAACCCCCGCCGAAGCATTATATTTAGGCAAAAAAGTCCTTTCCATCCCTATCCGCAACCATTACGAACAAGAGTGCAACGCAGCAGCACTCCAAAAAATGGGCGTTCCGGTAGTCTACGACGTAGACAAAAACTTTAGCGACACCATTGCCGATTGGCTCAACGCAACCCTACTATATCCAAAAATAGAAGCCAACAACATTCCCGAAACCCTAGAGTATTTATTTGACACCTACAACAACCCCATCTAG
- a CDS encoding tetratricopeptide repeat protein — translation MKQLLLLLFPWILFAQVGLDRAQKMLDNKQYAQAKPVLQTLLKSDPYNVVVIAALGDVAGYYKAWPEAIDYYKRAKNLRPNVADYHYKYGGATGMHALEVNKFKALGMIEEIKTSFEKAIALNPKHIDARWALIELYLKLPRIVGGSEVKAIQYSKELAAITAVDGYMSRGRIEEYYQRYKTAEIAYKNAVVASNNSVKSCQMLASLYKNKMNEPAKAASILEQIKTNN, via the coding sequence ATGAAACAGCTGTTACTTTTATTATTTCCTTGGATTCTTTTTGCACAAGTTGGTCTGGATCGTGCCCAAAAAATGTTGGATAACAAACAATATGCTCAAGCCAAACCAGTGCTTCAAACACTCTTGAAATCGGATCCTTATAATGTGGTGGTTATTGCCGCCTTGGGGGATGTGGCGGGCTATTACAAGGCATGGCCTGAAGCAATAGACTATTATAAAAGAGCAAAAAATCTTAGGCCTAATGTAGCAGACTATCACTATAAATACGGTGGCGCTACCGGAATGCATGCTCTGGAGGTAAATAAATTTAAGGCTTTAGGCATGATTGAGGAAATTAAAACCTCTTTTGAAAAGGCTATTGCGCTTAATCCCAAACATATTGATGCCCGCTGGGCCTTAATAGAATTGTATCTTAAATTGCCTAGAATTGTAGGTGGGAGTGAGGTTAAGGCCATTCAATATTCTAAAGAATTGGCTGCCATAACTGCCGTAGATGGCTATATGTCTCGAGGCCGTATTGAGGAGTATTACCAACGATATAAAACGGCAGAGATTGCGTACAAAAATGCAGTTGTAGCTAGTAATAACTCTGTTAAGAGTTGCCAAATGCTTGCAAGTTTATATAAAAATAAAATGAATGAACCTGCTAAGGCAGCTAGTATACTAGAACAAATTAAAACAAACAACTAA
- a CDS encoding UDP-N-acetylmuramate--L-alanine ligase → MRTHFIAIGGSAMHNLALALKNKGYQVTGSDDAIFEPSKSRLEKKGILPEALGWFPEKITPNIEAVILGMHAKADNPELLQAQQLGLKIYSYPEFLYEQSKNKTRVVIGGSHGKTTITSMILHVMHYHDIAVDYMVGAQLEGFDTMVHLTDENDFIVLEGDEYLSSPIDRRPKFHLYQPNIALLSGIAWDHINVFPTYENYVEQFELFIGKITNGGILVYNQEDSAVATIAEAATNPIRKLAYTTPEYKVENGVTLLETPEGAMPIAVFGAHNLNNLAGAKWICQNMGVDEAEFYEAIASFKGASKRLEKIAESKTSVAYKDFAHSPSKVAATTKAVKEQYPNHKLLACLELHTYSSLNATFLKEYEGALAYADQAVVFYSPDAVKIKQLEEVTYQQIATAFNRKDLVIYTNPKEFEAYLLEQDFTNTALLLMSSGNYGGLDLEQLKARMEYPCIF, encoded by the coding sequence ATGAGAACTCACTTTATAGCTATTGGAGGTAGCGCAATGCATAATTTGGCTTTGGCATTAAAAAACAAAGGCTATCAAGTAACCGGAAGTGATGATGCTATTTTTGAGCCCTCAAAATCCCGATTAGAAAAAAAAGGAATACTGCCAGAAGCGTTGGGTTGGTTTCCTGAAAAAATCACACCCAATATTGAGGCAGTGATTTTGGGCATGCATGCAAAGGCAGACAACCCAGAATTGCTGCAAGCACAGCAGTTAGGGCTAAAGATCTACTCGTATCCAGAATTTTTGTATGAGCAATCCAAAAATAAAACCCGAGTAGTAATTGGAGGTTCTCACGGAAAAACTACCATTACTTCTATGATTTTGCACGTAATGCATTATCATGATATTGCGGTAGATTATATGGTGGGAGCCCAATTAGAAGGCTTTGACACTATGGTGCATCTTACCGATGAAAATGATTTTATAGTTCTAGAAGGAGATGAGTATTTATCGTCGCCTATAGATAGAAGACCCAAGTTTCATTTATACCAACCCAATATTGCCTTGTTGTCTGGGATTGCTTGGGATCATATTAATGTATTTCCTACGTATGAAAATTATGTAGAACAATTTGAACTATTTATAGGCAAAATTACCAATGGAGGTATTTTGGTTTACAATCAAGAAGACAGTGCCGTTGCAACTATAGCCGAAGCAGCCACTAATCCAATCCGAAAATTAGCCTATACGACACCAGAGTACAAAGTAGAAAACGGAGTTACCCTATTGGAAACACCAGAAGGTGCTATGCCTATTGCCGTTTTTGGGGCGCATAACTTAAACAATTTGGCAGGAGCCAAGTGGATTTGTCAAAACATGGGGGTTGATGAGGCCGAATTTTATGAGGCCATTGCTAGCTTTAAAGGAGCCTCCAAAAGACTAGAGAAAATTGCAGAGAGCAAAACCAGTGTGGCTTATAAAGATTTTGCCCATTCGCCAAGCAAAGTGGCAGCAACCACCAAGGCAGTGAAGGAGCAATATCCAAATCATAAATTACTAGCCTGTTTGGAGCTGCATACCTACAGTAGTCTGAATGCAACATTCTTGAAAGAGTACGAAGGAGCCTTGGCGTATGCAGACCAAGCCGTGGTGTTTTACTCTCCAGATGCCGTAAAAATTAAGCAACTAGAAGAGGTAACCTACCAGCAAATAGCAACGGCTTTTAACCGAAAAGACCTCGTTATTTATACCAATCCTAAGGAGTTTGAAGCGTATCTTTTGGAGCAAGATTTTACCAATACAGCTTTGTTATTGATGAGTTCTGGTAATTATGGCGGTCTAGACCTAGAGCAGCTAAAAGCGCGGATGGAATACCCCTGTATTTTTTAG
- the radC gene encoding RadC family protein — MLPNHFSIKDWSQEDKPREKLIYKGKGALSDAELIAILIGSGSRNESAVALSKRILAGVTNNLSALGKLSMEQLMAHKGIGEAKAIAIIAALELGRRRRAEAALDLVKITSSKAIFELMQPVIGELSHEEFWIIYLNNSNKVVSKLQLSKGGITGTLVDVRIVFKCALERGATALILCHNHPSGSLIPSDADKRITQKLVLAGQSLDIKVLDHVIVTETHYFSFTDAEML, encoded by the coding sequence ATGTTGCCAAACCATTTTTCTATAAAAGATTGGTCTCAAGAAGACAAACCTAGAGAAAAGCTTATCTACAAAGGCAAAGGTGCTTTGAGCGATGCAGAACTCATTGCTATACTGATCGGTTCGGGCAGCCGTAACGAATCTGCTGTGGCATTAAGCAAAAGAATTTTGGCAGGAGTGACCAACAACCTAAGTGCCTTAGGGAAACTCTCCATGGAACAATTAATGGCGCATAAAGGAATAGGAGAGGCAAAGGCAATAGCCATTATTGCCGCCTTAGAGTTGGGACGCCGTCGCAGAGCCGAAGCAGCCTTGGATCTGGTAAAAATAACCTCAAGTAAAGCTATTTTTGAACTAATGCAACCCGTAATAGGAGAACTCTCGCACGAAGAGTTTTGGATTATTTATCTCAATAATTCTAACAAGGTAGTGTCCAAGTTGCAATTAAGCAAAGGCGGTATTACTGGCACACTAGTAGATGTGCGTATTGTTTTTAAATGCGCTTTGGAGCGTGGCGCCACGGCTTTAATTCTGTGCCATAACCATCCCTCAGGCTCATTGATACCTAGTGATGCAGACAAACGCATTACCCAAAAACTAGTGCTTGCAGGCCAGAGCTTAGATATTAAAGTTTTGGACCATGTTATTGTTACCGAGACCCATTACTTTAGTTTCACAGATGCAGAAATGCTTTAA
- a CDS encoding YjjG family noncanonical pyrimidine nucleotidase → MKITNIRDVFFDLDHTLWDFDKNSEITFTKIFANSHPSIAIEPFIAKYIPINQACWQQYQLDQIGFEELRYNRLKQSFDAINYIISDAQIAQVAQQYLIGLPQNKLLFEGALEILDYLKPKYNLHIITNGFAQVQDQKIHNANLKDYFATITNSDQVGAKKPNPIIFEYALDQAKAQKTTSIMIGDSFHADIKGALDIGLDAIFFNESQTPVTATIKQIQHLLELKKFL, encoded by the coding sequence ATGAAAATAACCAACATTCGGGACGTGTTTTTTGACTTAGACCACACCCTTTGGGATTTTGATAAAAATTCAGAAATTACCTTCACCAAAATATTTGCCAACAGCCATCCTTCTATAGCAATAGAACCCTTTATTGCAAAATACATCCCAATCAATCAAGCCTGCTGGCAACAATACCAATTGGACCAAATTGGTTTTGAAGAGTTACGTTACAACAGACTCAAACAGTCCTTCGATGCTATAAATTATATAATTTCGGATGCGCAAATTGCCCAAGTGGCACAGCAATATTTGATTGGTTTGCCCCAAAACAAGTTGTTGTTTGAAGGCGCTTTAGAAATCTTAGACTACCTAAAACCAAAATACAACCTGCATATCATTACCAATGGATTTGCCCAAGTTCAAGACCAAAAAATACATAACGCAAACCTAAAAGACTATTTTGCAACCATCACAAATTCCGATCAAGTAGGAGCCAAAAAACCAAACCCCATTATTTTTGAGTACGCCTTAGATCAAGCCAAAGCACAAAAAACAACCAGCATTATGATTGGAGACTCCTTTCATGCCGATATAAAAGGCGCTTTGGATATAGGTTTGGATGCTATTTTTTTTAATGAAAGCCAAACTCCAGTTACCGCTACTATTAAGCAAATACAGCACTTATTGGAGCTCAAAAAATTTCTTTAA
- a CDS encoding replication-associated recombination protein A has product MEAPLAERIRPQNLNDYISQSHLVGPNGSLTHQISKGIIPSLILWGPPGTGKTTLAQIIAQESKRPFYILSAINSGVKDIREVIEKAKQSGGLFTTKNPILFIDEIHRFSKSQQDSLLAAVEKGWITLIGATTENPSFEVIPALLSRCQVYILNAFSKEDLEALLRQALRRDVYLKSKNILLEETEALLRLSGGDGRKLLNIFELVIHAATTDPIVITNERVLELVQQNTVLYDKSGEQHYDIVSAFIKSIRGSDPNAAVYWLARMIEGGEDVKFIARRLLILSSEDIGLANPTAFIMANNTFQAVSTIGYPESRIILSQCAIYLATSPKSNASYLAIGAAQQLVKQTGDLSVPIHLRNAPTKLMQELGYGQEYHYSHDYQNNFAAQEYLPEEVKNTPLYSPGTNARENTTRDFLKNRWKDKYGY; this is encoded by the coding sequence ACGCATCAAATTTCTAAAGGAATTATTCCTTCGTTGATTTTGTGGGGGCCGCCTGGTACCGGAAAAACTACTCTGGCGCAAATAATTGCACAGGAGTCTAAGCGGCCTTTTTATATTTTGAGTGCTATCAATTCGGGGGTTAAAGATATTCGAGAGGTTATTGAAAAAGCAAAACAAAGTGGGGGGTTGTTTACGACCAAGAATCCTATCTTGTTTATTGATGAGATCCATCGGTTTAGCAAATCCCAACAAGACTCGCTTTTGGCGGCTGTCGAAAAAGGTTGGATTACGCTGATTGGTGCTACCACTGAAAATCCTAGTTTTGAGGTCATCCCTGCTCTTTTGTCTCGTTGTCAGGTATATATTTTGAATGCTTTTAGTAAAGAGGATTTGGAGGCACTGTTGCGGCAAGCGTTACGTAGAGATGTTTATTTAAAATCCAAGAATATTTTGCTAGAGGAAACTGAGGCGCTTCTTCGGTTGTCTGGCGGTGATGGCCGTAAGTTGCTAAATATATTTGAACTGGTTATACATGCTGCCACTACGGATCCCATTGTTATTACCAACGAGCGGGTTTTGGAGTTGGTGCAACAAAACACGGTATTGTATGACAAAAGCGGAGAACAGCATTATGATATTGTATCGGCTTTTATAAAATCCATTCGGGGTAGCGATCCCAATGCGGCGGTATATTGGCTGGCTAGAATGATTGAAGGTGGCGAGGATGTCAAGTTTATTGCCAGACGCTTGCTTATTTTGTCTAGTGAAGATATTGGTTTGGCAAACCCTACTGCTTTTATAATGGCAAATAATACGTTTCAGGCGGTAAGCACGATTGGGTATCCTGAGAGTAGAATTATCTTGAGTCAGTGTGCTATTTATTTGGCAACTTCGCCTAAAAGCAATGCTTCGTATTTGGCCATTGGTGCGGCGCAACAGTTGGTGAAGCAAACTGGAGATTTATCGGTTCCAATTCATTTGCGTAATGCGCCCACTAAATTAATGCAAGAATTGGGTTATGGCCAGGAGTACCACTATTCGCATGATTATCAAAATAATTTTGCGGCCCAAGAGTACCTACCCGAAGAGGTAAAAAACACGCCGCTATATTCTCCTGGAACCAATGCTAGAGAAAACACTACTAGAGATTTTTTAAAAAACCGTTGGAAAGACAAATACGGTTATTGA